The following are from one region of the Ananas comosus cultivar F153 linkage group 20, ASM154086v1, whole genome shotgun sequence genome:
- the LOC109726082 gene encoding uncharacterized protein LOC109726082: MAESERTEALKRAYADVLVNTARSAAAAKEDALATMLRLKAIMDSKLKEAEIQTSGHVRRIQQLEVQLHEAEDTIKSLQTELKRTNGELEHVKKNLADSSIRENGNARPSFDNVNCRENNQTTVSNGVCFSSGSQLDSEINGPDLVSAMMRSKVRMGRTQRVRAFGQNFPKDNSKPTILLDKGKPVHKSCSYNCSDISSGDNCAAIYEKIMPDKNVSCRNTEICANAPFEKESIGLFQCTRGRAKRPSITKQSQLDSEKAAGHSSGFVVSEGIQNISTNSLPKENLKSNCREKSEKAASPMSESEPTDENTIECHGNSVQAESVRFLKYTFQRKRKRESLDSNAESVIPDNQSDLKRMVDERNSEVKSQKTSLIVDSPRSDRRLMQVARQLISLSSKRW; this comes from the exons ATGGCGGAATCCGAG AGAACGGAGGCGCTGAAGAGGGCGTATGCGGACGTGCTGGTGAACACGGCGaggagcgccgccgccgccaaggAGGACGCCCTCGCCACCATGCTCCGCCTCAAGGCGATCATGGATTCTAAg CTTAAAGAAGCAGAAATACAAACTTCAGGTCATGTTAGAAGAATTCAGCAACTCGAAGTTCAGCTACATGAGGCGGAAGATACTATAAAGTCTCTTCAAACAGAGCTTAAAAGAACAAATGGTGAATTGGAACATGTGAAGAAAAACCTAGCCGATTCATCTATTAGGGAAAACGGAAATGCCCGCCCTAGCTTTGATAATGTGAATTGCCGGGAGAACAACCAAACTACCGTTTCCAATGGCGTGTGTTTCTCCTCTGGATCTCAATTAGATTCCGAAATAAATGGTCCTGATCTAGTGTCTGCTATGATGAGAAGCAAAGTTCGCATGGGACGGACTCAACGTGTTCGAGCATTTGGACAGAATTTTCCCAAGGATAATAGTAAGcctactattttattggacaAGGGGAAACCAGTTCATAAATCATGTAGTTATAATTGCTCCGATATAAGCAGTGGAGACAACTGTGCTGCAATCTATGAAAAAATCATGCCTGATAAAAATGTGAGTTGCAGAAATACAGAAATATGTGCGAATGCTCCTTTTGAAAAGGAAAGTATTGGACTCTTTCAATGCACAAGAGGAAGAGCGAAAAGACCAAGTATTACAAAGCAAAGCCAGTTGGATTCTGAGAAAGCAGCTGGCCATAGCAGTGGATTCGTTGTCAGTGAGGGTATTCAAAACATATCAACTAATTCGCTGCCAAAGGAAAATCTTAAGTCTAATTGTAGAGAGAAGTCTGAGAAGGCTGCTTCGCCGATGAGTGAATCTGAACCCACGGATGAAAATACTATTGAATGCCATGGAAATTCAGTTCAAGCTGAGAGTGTTAGATTTCTGAAATATACATTCCAGAGGAAGCGGAAGAGAGAATCTTTGGACAGCAATGCGGAGAGTGTTATCCCTGACAATCAAAGTGATTTGAAGAGAATGGTTGATGAACGCAATTCTGAAGTGAAGTCACAGAAAACTAGCCTAATTGTGGATTCCCCTCGAAGCGATAGGCGGCTTATGCAGGTTGCTCGCCAG CTCATTTCCTTATCTTCGAAAAGGTGGTGA
- the LOC109726083 gene encoding uncharacterized protein LOC109726083 has product MGGSVVTGSSAPPPPDPNPSVDIKKKKKKKKKKKKTKKDQNLSQAEIGNQDERGAKEESDEGGEAGSSRDQDQHLSQAENCKRDESGAGKDGEVANMVAPEALPSTTTEKTNPEPRSLSPPPICPICYEDMDAMDVRFRPCECGFGLCLFCYNHIIQQGDGRCPGCRISYDRSKR; this is encoded by the exons atggggggtTCGGTGGTGACGGGCTCTtccgctcctcctccgccggaTCCGAACCCGAGCGTCGacatcaagaagaagaagaagaagaagaagaagaagaagaagacgaag aagGATCAGAATCTCTCTCAAG CTGAGATCGGCAATCAGGACGAGAGGGGAGCCAAAGAGGAGAGCGATGAAGGGGGAGAAGCTGGATCTTCGCGCGATCAGGATCAGCACCTCTCTCAAG CTGAGAACTGTAAACGCGACGAGAGTGGAGCCGGAAAAGATGGCGAGGTTGCGAACATGGTCGCACCTGAGGCCTTGCCGAGCACGACCACGGAGAAGACGAACCCGGAGCCGAGATCTTTGTCCCCGCCGCCGATTTGCCCAATCTGCTACGAGGACATGGATGCGATGGATGTGAGGTTCCGCCCCTGCGAGTGTGGGTTCGGGCTCTGCCTCTTCTGCTACAACCACATCATCCAGCAAGGCGACGGGCGTTGCCCCGGGTGTCGGATATCCTATGACAGGTCCAAGCGGTAA